Proteins from one Oncorhynchus gorbuscha isolate QuinsamMale2020 ecotype Even-year linkage group LG18, OgorEven_v1.0, whole genome shotgun sequence genomic window:
- the LOC124003265 gene encoding protein QNR-71-like → MRTLLAVLVLAISSAALEAKPKTRFTRYRSWNSQMYPVWKDGDSRYRDCWTGGEVTFDVKNDAPTLIGSKATFNINLRLPSNQTVRPDGQVVWVRNCTVNGTQYRQGQAVYPDQVSGHSGEYSGVFPDGTPFTGTADRKPHYVFVWKTWGRYWQVAGGPSSSLTIGTDNVPIGSYNMEVVIYHCRGKDKFIPLGYASTTFSITDQIPFTVSLTQINDVNQADQSFIQNRAIVFSISLHDPSQYLSTSDVTFNWDFGDNSGTLISKERQVTHMYLTAGTYRPQVVLMASIPNGCDTPADPTTANPTVLARAPGMVVVVSTPEAAPADIALDLLASDVAPAEAADAVAANDTDAVEADAAVEPADTTNAAAEPTAEGTASEGVEAVATVAPATEDATVVPAAEDPVVVSATEDNAAVPAVENDATAENTAAPGVEDPAAVLAVEGATTVAPATEEAVAETSVGEATAADVPVIDTAASVAPVAEGEEAIVDLMATVLPEIPVVASVAATAEEALVADTGVEVAAATQVAQAEMVAPAANVIVPADTEAAAVVEVVPAEPALETEAALEAEVVETVNEVAADDTAAPAAEAEIESGTETQVALVVAKRQVPELTATDNCMIYRYGSFSTSVDVVQGIESVEITQVANVVSLATEVVQNAVDLTITCQGSLPNEVCTIISDADCITPVETVCNNVTPSPDCQMILRQFFNESGVFCINVSLTNDVSLAVASAKVSVTVGSNSSTAGTVAAVLGVLVLVCVVGAIALTYKRFKQYRPLREDSTGGSMGSSGITFVPMLLWDLLSQQTPGERSPLLQGSVV, encoded by the exons AGCCTAAAACACGTTTCACACGCTACCGCTCATGGAACTCACAAATGTATCCAGTGTGGAAAGATGGGGACTCCCGATACAGAGACTGTTGGACAG GTGGCGAAGTTACATTCGATGTGAAAAACGATGCACCcacactgattggctcaaaggcaACCTTTAACATCAACCTTCGCCTTCCGTCAAACCAGACAGTACGTCCTGATGGACAGGTGGTGTGGGTGCGTAACTGCACTGTCAATG GAACACAGTACCGTCAGGGCCAGGCTGTGTACCCCGACCAGGTCTCTGGTCATTCAGGAGAGTACAGTGGTGTCTTCCCTGATGGCACCCCCTTCACTGGGACAGCAGACAGGAAACCCCACTACGTGTTTGTGTGGAAGACATGGG GACGTTACTGGCAGGTGGCAGGCgggccctcctcttctctcaccaTCGGCACAGACAATGTGCCCATAGGCTCTTACAACATGGAGGTGGTCATCTACCACTGCCGTGGCAAGGACAAGTTCATCCCTCTGGGCTACGCCTCCACAACCTTCTCCATCACAG ACCAGATCCCCTTCACGGTGTCGCTAACCCAAATTAACGATGTGAACCAGGCTGACCAGAGCTTCATCCAGAACCGGGCCATTGTCTTCAGCATCAGCCTCCATGACCCCAGCCAGTACCTCAGCACCTCAGACGTCACCTTTAACTGGGACTTTGGTGACAACAGCGGCACCCTCATCTCCAAGGAGCGCCAGGTCACACACATGTACCTCACCGCTGGCACCTACAGGCCTCAGGTGGTCCTGATGGCAAGCATCCCCAACGGCTGTGACACGCCTGCAGACCCCACCACTGCTAACCCCACTG TATTGGCCAGAGCCCCTGGCATGGTTGTGGTGGTCTCTACTCCAGAGGCAGCTCCAGCTGACATCGCCCTGGATCTACTCGCCTCTGATGTTGCCCCTGCTGAGGCTGCAGATGCAGTTGCAGCCAATGACACAGATGCAGTCGAAGCCGATGCCGCAGTCGAACCCGCGGACACAACCAATGCCGCAGCCGAACCCACTGCCGAAGGCACAGCCTCAGAGGGAGTCGAGGCAGTTGCCACAGTGGCCCCTGCGACAGAGGATGCCACCGTTGTCCCAGCAGCAGAAGATCCAGTTGTTGTCTCGGCAACAGAGGACAATGCCGCTGTCCCTGCAGTAGAAAACGACGCCACAGCAGAAAACACGGCTGCTCCAGGCGTTGAGGACCCCGCCGCTGTCCTGGCTGTGGAGGGAGCCACAACTGTCGCTCCAGCAACTGAAGAGGCAGTTGCTGAAACCTCAGTGGGAGAGGCTACGGCCGCAGATGTGCCCGTCATCGACACTGCTGCTTCAGTAgctccagttgcagagggagaggaggctatAGTGGACCTGATGGCCACAGTCCTCCCAGAGATCCCAGTCGTAGCCTCCGTTGCTGCCACGGCGGAGGAGGCCTTGGTTGCCGATACTGGAGTGGAGGTTGCGGCTGCAACACAGGTGGCCCAGGCTGAGATGGTGGCCCCTGCTGCTAACGTCATTGTTCCTGCCGACACTGAGGCTGCCGCTGTGGTGGAGGTGGTGCCAGCTGAACCTGCTCTTGAGACCGAGGCAGCGCTGGAGGCAGAGGTCGTAGAGACTGTGAATGAGGTTGCAGCTGACGATACTGCCG CGCCAGCAGCAGAGGCTGAGATAGAGTCAGGCACAGAGACACAGGTGGCTCTTGTTGTGGCTAAAAGGCAGGTTCCGGAACTTACAGCAACTGACAACTGTATGATATACCGCTATGGCTCCTTCTCGACCTCAGTGGATGTCGTCC AGGGTATTGAGAGTGTGGAGATCACCCAGGTGGCCAACGTGGTGTCTCTGGCCACTGAGGTGGTGCAGAATGCTGTGGACCTGACCATCACCTGCCAGGGGAG CCTGCCCAATGAAGTGTGCACCATTATCTCGGACGCAGACTGCATCACCCCTGTGGAGACCGTTTGTAACAACGTGACACCCTCCCCAGATTGTCAGATGATACTTCGACAGTTTTTCAACGAATCTGGAGTGTTCTGCATCAATGTTTCCCTGACAAATGATGTTAGTCTGGCTGTGGCCAGTGCTAAAGTCAGTGTGACAGTGG GCTCCAACTCCTCCACAGCAGGCACTGTGGCCGCGGTTCTGGGTGTCTTGGTCCTTGTCTGTGTTGTTGGTGCCATTGCTTTGACCTACAA GAGGTTTAAGCAGTATCGCCCACTGAGGGAGGACTCCACAGGTGGCAGCATGGGCAGCTCTGGAATCACGTTTGTGCCGATGCTGCTGTGGGATCTTCTGAGCCAACAGACACCAGGAGAAAGAAGCCCACTGCTTCAGGGAAGCGTGGTGTGA